From a region of the Sminthopsis crassicaudata isolate SCR6 chromosome 6, ASM4859323v1, whole genome shotgun sequence genome:
- the LOC141545907 gene encoding olfactory receptor 4P4-like isoform X2, whose translation MENRNNVTEFILLGLFMNKEIKIICFTFFLLCYFAIFLGNFIIFITITCSHLIQQPMYYFLCHLALMDLAYTSTIVPRLIRDLAAKSKSISFNCCMIQLFSAHLLGGVEMFILVSMAFDRYIAICKPLHYTVLMNRLRCNMLILTAWAVAFWHSIAQLLMVLSLPFCGPNQIDHYICDVKPLLKLVCTNTHVVSILVIANNGMVCLVTFLVLVASYIVILYNLRKHSLEGRHKALSTCSSHIMVVILFFVPCVYTYVPPPSANNNEKEFSVLYTVIAPMLNPLIYTLRNTEMKNAMRKLWYHKI comes from the coding sequence ATGGAAAATCGGAACAATGTCACAGAGTTCATTCTCTTGGGACTTTTTATGAACAAAGAGATCAAAATAATATGTTTTACTTTCTTCTTGCTCTGTTACTTTGCAATCTTCCTGGGAaatttcatcatcttcatcactATCACATGTAGCCATCTGATTCAGCAGCCCATGTACTATTTTCTGTGTCACCTGGCCCTCATGGATCTGGCCTATACTTCCACCATTGTACCTAGGCTGATCAGAGACCTAGCTGCCAAGAGCAAAAGCATTTCCTTTAATTGTTGTATGATTCAGCTCTTCTCTGCTCACTTGCTGGGAGGTGTGGAAATGTTCATTCTGGTGTCCATGGCCTTTGATCGCTATATTGCCATCTGTAAACCACTGCACTACACAGTTCTTATGAACCGGCTCAGATGCAACATGCTGATATTGACGGCCTGGGCAGTGGCCTTTTGGCATTCAATTGCCCAGCTTCTCATGGTCCTCAGCCTGCCTTTCTGTGGCCCTAATCAGATTGACCACTACATATGTGATGTGAAACCCCTCCTGAAACTGGTCTGCACCAACACTCATGTTGTTAGTATCTTGGTCATTGCCAACAATGGGATGGTTTGTTTGGTTACTTTTCTAGTCTTGGTAGCATCTTATATAGTCATATTGTATAATCTTCGAAAGCACTCACTAGAGGGTAGGCACAAAGCCCTTTCCACTTGTAGCTCCCATATCATGGttgttatacttttttttgtcCCCTGTGTTTACACTTATGTGCCACCTCCTAGTGCCAACAATAATGAGAAGGAGTTTTCTGTGTTGTACACTGTGATTGCACCCATGCTGAACCCTCTTATCTACACACTGAGAAATACAGAAATGAAGAATGCCATGCGAAAGCTGTGGTACCACAAAATATAA